GCTTGCATAACAGTGTCAAAGATAACACATTATACACATattcacattttctcaagagATGCTGAAAGAAACAAATCATATTTCTCAAGTCCTGTTCCCAAGACAAAATTAACATTTAttgtatcattttactgcaagaaatgaaTAATACTGCAGGAGTAAATATTATTATTACACTTCTAACCCATATGAACTTAAATGAGGAATATTCTGTTTATTCATGGATACTAGTGAGTGGGATATCAaaggtgcatgtaaacagctTATCCCGAATAAGACCCTAAGCGGGATATGAGCTACTATCCGGAATACTGTGTGCATGTAAACGCGGTCACTGACTCAAATACAACAAGTTCATTATTTGATTCTTACGCACAGTCAGTGTTCACTTTCTCCTGGATGACCTTTGCTCTGTTTGGCCCCTCAGGTTGGTATGTTGTCTGGCAGCTCTTCCTGTCCAAGTTCAAGTTTCTGCGTGAGATGTTGGGCGACACCGGCTCTCCACAGGCCGAGACCCAGCCTTCCGAATCCAGGAGCGAACgtacctctcctccacccccacgCCAGAGGCCCAAGACTGCCCGCCAGAGGGCTGTTCCTCCTAATAGTACTACATAGATTACCTCACCCGTCCGCTGTCGGCCACACCCTGTCCTGTTGTTCACCAAACCAGCCGTCCCACTAGGAAACAGTGGTGGACAAAAACCCCTTTAATAAATtgcatgatttggaatggcaTACTACCCCCATGTCCGTGTATACTGCTGCCTCTCCTGATGAAATCCACCCCTCCACTCTGCACTACTAAAGACATCCTCGTTGATGACACTTGACACGTTCTTCTTACTAGACTAGGCACAGCTGCTGATATTATAAAGGGACAAGCCATCAAATCATGGAACATTCTGTATGCCACTTGTTCATGTTTGTTTCAAATATGTATTTTAGCTGTTCACAGTGTATGTACTGAGCAGCATGTTTGGTCTCTTTACCTGGCCTTCACTGACACTGCAACATGGTCAGCTCTGACTAGCTGACACTGTAACATGGTCACCACTAATTGGCTGACGCTGTAACATGGTCAGCTCTGACTGGCTGACGCTGTAACATGGTTAGCTCTGACTGGCTGATGCTGTAACAGGGTCAGCTCTGACTGGCTGACGCTGTAACACGGTTAGCTCTGACTGGCTGACGCTGTAACATGGTTAGCTCTGACTGGCTGATGCTGTAACAGGGTCAGCTCTGACTGGCTGACGCTGTAACATGCTCAGCTCTGACTGGCTGACGCTGTAACATGCTCAGCTCTGACTGGCTGACGCTGTAACATGCTCAGCTCTGTggactcctgagtggtgcagcggtctaaggcgctgcatgtcagtgttagaggcgtcactacagaccctggttcgattccaggctgtatcacaaccggccgtgattgagagtcccatagggcggcgcacaattggcccagcgtcatccgggtttggccggggtaggccgtcattgtaaataagaatttgttcttaactgacttgcctagttaaataaaggttaaataaaatattggCTGACACTGGAACATGGTCAGCTCTGATTGGCTGACACTGGAACATGGTCAGCTCTGACTGGCTGTCATGCTGCTGACACCTGCATGGGGAATCTGTTTCTCCAACAGCAGACAGCTGAGTGTGAGTtctctgtcgtgtgtgtgtgtttgtgtgcgcacgTTTTATGAGAGTGTGTTTATTTGAACAGACGTGTGTTTGTAGTAAAGTCTATATTCAGACACATAGACAAAGCGTTGTATAAACAGGCTCATTTGTCATTTACTTTCAGAGGCAAAACAACTTGTAGAAGAGAAACTGAATAAAACTATTTGCATAACTGACAACCGAAGTTCCTCCATGTCAGTAAATTTCACTTTATTTTTAACAAAAGTGCAATGAAaggaatgtttttgttttgttattttgttgttcagACTACATATGTAACGAAACGGTTGACTACCCTTAAGACCGAGAGGGTTGTAATAACACAATGTCCAGGGGCTGTAGctgtctcagagtaggactgctgatttaggatcagttttgccctTTAAATCACATTGAATACAAgtacatggacaggggggacctgatcctagatcagctttATACACAGAGCTCCCTAGGAAGGCAACAAATAGGCTATAGCTCATTGCTCTGGCCAGCTAGCCTCCCAGAGGTGTTAACTGGGGTGTATTCAATAGGAACCAAATGGAAGCGAACAGCTGAAACGGGGTGGATCTAACCAGAACTTGTCCGATAAGAAACTTGTTTTTCGTTGCAAAACACTTTGCtatggtgtgcactaatgaatacaccccagggctCCAAGCGACAGCTAGCATAATGCCCTTCCCAGTGATGTGTGATCCTAAAacgtcagcactcctactctgatatGCTTGACACACATGGCCCCAGAGCTCCTCAGGAAGGCAATAGAGTAGGCTAACTGTAGCTCTGGCTAGCTTGTTCCCAGTAGAAGTGTAGCCTGGGCACCAagctatagctagctatatgtaGCGGGTCTCTTATGTACCACAGGAGAACCAATAAATAAAGAGCGACACCACGGCTGTCTTTTAGGCTTTTATGTTGATCTGcaatagtattgtgaaaagacaggacaggaacacatcagtctccaatgcaccatctgacaagttgttctttctctctcagtgtttTCTCGGACTCACACAATCACACTCATACATAAAGCCATAATGTATACTATAAAATAACCAGTCCTTAATACAAAGAATGTATAATCTTAATTCTTAGACAAATAGAACCATACCTGcaatagtattgtgaaaagacaggacaggaacacatcagtctccaatgcaccatctgaccagttgttctacacaggagcatgaagaaaggtaaaacacatatcctgtctcacatcctcaatacattgctaggtgctttcagtgttgaccgtaccaaaatacaacaactcatgtacaaaaacactgcaacataaacaagttacaacgtgaaatcgccttCATTCCATTCAGGCtgtagaggaccaaactacatctcccataatgcaacgccagcaccAGTCGGCAGCTCAGCTAACCGTTAGCGTCACAGAAaggcatgctagctagcaacagcagcacttttagcactctgtaaactatattaataacaattAAACTcggaaagttacatgtttcaatagtctcccactcccttataacaatatctacagcattaaccttgggatgttttatttatttcacgttatggacttctacaaaggagtcATCTGCAACACATAACTTTCTCTCAGTGTTTTCTCAGACTGAGGAGAACCGGCGCTACGGGTAGTACCAGGGTGTTGGTAGGTGACACAAGCACCcagatgaaataaaatacatttaatgaaaCAAAACCCGAAGATGTTAACATCATTCAGCTACTGTAGCTGCCTAACTAACATCAACCGGCAGCACCAGTAGCGCAATAATTAAAAATAGACACCAAAAGTAAAGTTCCTGGCATCATAGCGATCTGACTCCCCCTTCTGTCTGAACTTGGAATATTCCTGTTCGTGGGCTTTGGCCACTGACCCTCaacctggttgttctgttctgcGAGGTGTACTATTCTAATAATTTGAAGTTTGATGGAATAACCATTTAAACTCTACTACATATAGTCGAAGGCCTCCCCAGTAGTCCCCTGAGCCTCTACCAGTGCCTGTCTAGATAGCATCCTTTCCTCTAGTTGGTCACATGGCCTCTGATCCAGTTATAAGACAACAACTAAATTCAATTCTATGTGTAATGGTTTTTACATGTGTTGCTGGGCAAATTTTAAAGTTTGTTTTGGCTATTGCTGTAATTTAGCTTCGTAATAAATATATTTCTTAAACTCTGTGTAGAAATACATTTCTTTAAATTTAATTTTTGCAAAGCTGATAACTGGTCATTTTAAGAATCTAACATTGACATAGACAGTTCTATAGGGAAATTGTAATCATAACATTCTACTGTAGGTTTAATTTGGTTAATGTCACGTCAATGGCTGATAACTTtctcagtgtgttattgtgtcttaCACATGTACAGCCTGAATTCTGACACTTTGCCCCTCATTCTTTTGAAAGTCAGCCTTCGTTTAACCCTTTAACTCCATAGACTTATGTATTGTGGTTTTCCCCCATCATGTTCATGTCATATCTGCTTACAGGGACTCAACAACAGGAGGCAGTATTGTCCAGCATTGTAGAACAATGGGAGTAAATCAGTCTTCAAAGAGTTTGAAACCAGCCAGTTTTAATTTTGGATGTAGCTGTATTTCAAGTGTATCAAGCTAAACTTTGTGGCTGTGTGGATGTTGAAAAAAAACAACCTTTCTGTCATTGTGAATTATTTGTATGAGCAGCATTGACAGTTAAATGGGCTGAAATGACTCAGATACTCAACTACAATAAAGTACAACATTGAAATCCCAGGCATccagccatttcacccctccACATCCAACGGATGCTTCTAATTTCAAAACAACACTGAAGTAAATGGCTTTTGCGCCTTTATACTCTCACACTTTAACAGAAATGCTAATGAAGGCTCTTTATATCATCTTAGTGTGTTTTGCGAGCTACTGTGCTGTCTGCAGCTGGgccgtttttttttaaagagcagcGAGAGCCCATGCTGAGCAATAGCAAAAAAAGCTGTAATTTCAGAGTCTGCAAATACTTTGCAGGAAATGATTGTGGTAAGCCAAGGAAATTACATAGACTCTCGACTCTTTCTATATATAaatctctctgtcactcccccaTGCGGTTGACTTGCAGCATTGCACATCATTTCCACGTAACcctatcagtcctgagaccccagtaAAAATCGGCTTTTCATTTAAACAGTTGCATTAATGAGTTTTATTaacaaatgtaaaaatatatataaaaaaatactgtCAGTCATCAGAAACGGgataaaaatacatttatatgAATGCCGTGAGTACAGAAATTGTTTACATGTGCAAGTACAAAAACATGTTACGTGTTCGTGTGAGTCTCAGTTTTTCATAAATCACTTTTAATAGTTTTGTAGCTCAAACcattctgactctacagatgtttttgGAAGAGGTCCCCGGCCACGGGCCCCTTCTGGGACCTGCCCTCGTCTCACAAACACTGATCTAGCTCAGCCCCTGTTAATCACCCAGACTAATGGTTGGTGCCAGTGGATGCAGAATAAATAGACGAAtccaaacacacaatgtttaaaagggatTAGAATTCCTAAATCGCGATGGTGGGATTCATTGGGTTAACTGACCTTGTCGTGATTCTACACTCAACAGCCAGGTGAACATAGTAGCTGACTTGGTTGGCTGTTGACCAGCTACCCTGTACATCCCTCACTCATACAACCCCCATACATCCAGCCAAACACCTGTTTGGAGTTTCCTGTCAGGACTAGACAGTGTCTCATTGAGGAGTACAGACAACTGCCCAGGGGACAGCAGAGCACAGCTTAATCTATCTGCCTTTCTGAGCACCTAGCTTGCCTGTGTGACCCGCTGTTGTTCCTACACTGTGTGTTAGCGGTGAGCCAGAGGTGAGTTGTTTGGCAAGCTGCCTTCTCCCCCCTCACATCCCACAGACAGACAAGAGCTGCTGTTTCTTTCATTCACCCCCTTAGGTGAGTTCAGTGTGTCCCtattggcaccatattccctgtatagtgcactactttgggctcttttcaaaagtagtgcactatataggaaatagggtgccattttgttcaaatgtagtgcactatatagggaatagggtgccaattggttcaaaagtagtgcactatatagggaatagggtgccatttgggatgtctCCCAGGACTGTCAGTCCTGGGAGTAGAGCCACAGCACCGACCTCCAGTCCTGAAATAGCTCATTGATTCATCAAGCTCTTTCCAGTCTCCAGGTCTGCAGGTTAACTCAGCCAAGGACCATTTCTTACTCTTGTTTCTGAGCCAGCGACTCGATTTTCCTGGATGCCATTTTTATTTGAGGATAAATCAGAGCAGAATCTTGTCAGCCAGAACCTGAAACTTACTTGGGGGAATGACACATCCTCCTGATTTACCGTGTTAGTCGGCAGCCTGGGTTAAATGAAGACCTTCTAAAAGCCATTCCATTCCAGAGTCCTTTTCTCTTCTCGTCCCCTGGGATAACAGTGAATGATGGAATGGGGTGGGCGATTAAACCACTGATGGCTTGTTAAGAGCAAGGCTATGTGTTCAGAGCCCTTGAATTAGGTTTTCTGATGGGGTTGGTAGTTGTCTCAGAGAGTATCTAGTCAGGGGGTATGGGCATCTCCTTCACAGCCCTTTACCAGTCCCTTATCGCTACAGACCCACCTCGCCACAGGGACAATCTATATATAACGTATATTTCAGTCAGGCTGAAATGAAAAGGAGGGACAGAAGGAGGGTAGAGGGAAACAAAATAATGGTTGTTTTGAGTTGTATTCTAAAGGGGCAATCAGTAGTTGCTATGTGCATTGTTGGACTTACAAATGAAATGAatgtacccattgattattgaagaatgtAACTTATAAATGCTTCATGGGCTTAGTTCAACTTtcttaccccatcagaacccaaaatataatattgttttactccaatgtttgtaaacaaagcaaAGGTGaaaaaacactgtatagcctcaaaacatggttaaaactatattGCTGACCACTGTTATGCATAAACATCTACACTCTGACCCCATCCACTGTTATGCATAAACATCTACGCTCTGACCCCATCCACCGTTATGCATAAACATCTACGCTCTGACCCCATCCACTGTTATGCATAAACATCTACACTCTGACCCCATCCACTGTTATGCATAAACATCTACACTCTGACCCCATCCACCGTTATGCATAAACATCTATGCTCTGACCCCATCCACTGTTATGCATAAACATCTACACTCTGACCCCATCCACCGTTATGCATAAACATCTACGCTCTGACCCCATCCACTGTTATGCATAAACATCTACACTCTGACCCCATCCACTGTTATGCATAAACATCTACACTCTGACCCCATCCACCGTTATGCATAAACATCTATGCTCTGACCCCATCCACTGTTATGCATAAACATCTACACTCTGACCCCATCCACCGTTATGCATAAACATCTACGCTCTGACCCCATCCACCGTTATGCATACACATCTACGCTCTGACCCCATCCACTGTTATGCAGAAACATCTACACTCTGACCCCATCCACCGTTATGCATAAACATCTATGCTCTGACCCCATCCACTGTTATGCATAAACATCTACACTCTGACCCCATCCACTGTTATGCATAAACATCTACACTCTGACCCCATCCACTGTTATGCATAAACATCTACACTCTGACCCCATCCACTGTTATGCATAAACATCTACACTCTGACCCCATCCACTGTTATGCATACACATCTACACTCTGACCCCATCCACTGTTATGCATAAACATCTACACTCTGACCCCATCCACTGTTATGCATAAACATCTACGCTCTGACCCCATCCACTGTTATGCAGAAACATCTACGCTCTGACCCCATCCACTGTTATGCATAAACATCTACACTCTGACCCCATCCACTGTTATGCATAAACATCTACGCTCTGACCCCATCCACTGTTATGCAGAAACATCTACGCTCTGACCCCATCCACTGTTATGCATAAACATCTACGCTCTGACCCCATCCACCGTTATGCATAAACATCTACGCTCTGACCCCATCCACCGTTATGCATACACATCTACGCTCTGACCCCATCCACTGTTATGCATAAACATCTACGCTCTGACCCCATCCACTGTTATGCATAAACATCTACGCTCTGACCCCATCCACCGTTATGCATAAACATCTACGCTCTGACCCCATCCACTGTTATGCATAAAAAAACTACCTTCTGACCCCATCACCTGTTATGACAGACGAAAGGAGAGAATGCAAATTCTAGGATGTTCCACAGGCTAACTAAAGATAGTTCCCAGATCAGTAGGACGTGTTAAGTCCCCCTGTAACCCCTAACCCACGCCATACAGGATGTTCCACAGGCTAACTAAGGCTGAACATTTGGCATGGATGGGCACCTTTCCACTGGCCCTGTCCCACTTACCATGAAATCCTTTCATCCCTGTCTTTCATCGTCCCCTCTGAGGCTTAGGTGGTATCCTCATTTAACATGACATGGAATGGTTCCTCCTGATAGGGCCTACAATGAGGCTCCAACCTaggacctctgccttgctagcacacgtgACCACCCTCCTGAAGCATCTTACCAGTCGACGCTACGTGAAAAGCTAATTATTCACTGGCTCCATGCCATGCTACATGAGCATCCGAGAGGATAAAAGAGAAGAGACGACTTATCTTGATGTTAACATATGATCTGCCATATCAGTTAGGATGGTGACGTGatctgccatatcagttatgatATTAACATATGATCTGCTATATCAGTTATGATATTAACATATGATCTGCTATATCAGTTATGATGTTAACATATGATCTGCTATATCAGTTATGATATTAACATATGATCTTCTATACATCCGTTATGATATTAACATATGATCTGCTATATCAGTTATGATATTAACATATGATCTGCTATATCGGTTATGATGTTAACATATGATCTGCTATACATCCATTATGATATTAACATATGATCTTCTATACATCCGTTATGATGTTAACATATGATCTACCATATCAGTTATGATATTAACATATGATCTGCTACATCAGTTAGGATGGTGACGTGATCTGCTATACATCCGTTATGATGTTAACATATGATCTGCTACATCAGTTAGGATGGTGACGTGATCTGCTATACATCCGTTATGATATTAACATATGATCTGCCATATCAGTTTTGAAGTTAACATATGATCTGCCATATCAGTTTTGATATTAACATATGATCTGCTACATCAGTTAGGATGGTGACGTGATCTGCTATACATCCGTTATGATGTTAACATATGATCTGCCATATCAGTTTTGATATTAACATATGATCTGCTACATCAGTTAGGATGGTGACGTGATCTGCTATACATCCGTTATGATATTAACATATGatctgccatatcagttatgatATTAACATATGATCTGCCATATCAGTTTTGATATTAACATATGATCTGCTACATCAGTTAGGATGGTGACGTGATCTGCTATACATCCGTTATGATGTTAACATATGATCTGCCATATCAGTTTTGATATTAACATATGATCTGCTACATCAGTTAGGATGGTGACGTGATCTGCTATACATCCGTTATGATATTAACATATGatctgccatatcagttatgatATTAACATATGatctgccatatcagttatgatATTAACATATGATCTGCCATATCAGTTTTGATGTTAACATATGATCTGCCATATCAGTTTTGATGTTAACATATGATCTGCTACATCATAACATGAGCTGTTTACCATCCGGTCATGTAATATCCATTTAATTTATTTCAAATAACTGCGCCCAGTTCTGGGTGAATGTGAAAGATACCAGGCTTTGGCTGTGAGTTTCAGTGTTTTTGCCAATATTGTGTACAAGGCCAGCCATTCAGGTCTCTAGTTACTGTTATCCAGGCAAACATGtccgacagtgtgtgtgtgtgtgtgtgtgtgtgtgtgtaataacatAAGTGAGATTTAACAAGGCTTGGTTATGTCATGTCATGTGCAGTGTCTGAAAACAAAGTGGCGCCCGCTAGTCTTCTAGCAGTTGACACACTTTATAAAAAAAGACACAGTCATATGGGTAAGAACAGTCCTTTACTTTGTCTGTTGAGAGCCCTGCCCCCTTTTCAACAAAGGAGTGCGACATCAAACGATTTGCACAAAGCACTGGCGTCATTTCCAGCAGTAGGGTGCGTCAACAATCTACAGGTAAAAAAAAACTGAAGGATGTCATCATCATTAGGTGCTTTATAATATATGAAATGGGAATGTTACGAAAATATGTCCAAATCACCCTAAAAAGACACATATAtcttatctatatatttatatcatAATTAAATATagtacccgtcaaaagtttggacacatctccacattcaagggtttttctttatttaacacatttcatgtagtaaccaaaaaagtattaaacaaatctaaatatattttatatttatattttgatgacagctttgcacaatcttggcattctctcaaccagcttcacctggaatgcttttccaacagtcttgaaggagttcccacatatgctgagcatttatTGGCTGCTTCTCCTATACTCtgtggttcaactcatcccaaaccatctcaattgggttgaggtcaggtgattgtggaggccaggtcatctgatgcagcactccatcactctccttcttggtcaaatagctcttgcATAGCCTGGATGTCACATTGGCATGAATGACTCGGGAGACagacgcaggaatgcgtaatagtttttttaTTAAGCaccaaattacggcgtgccgtgtaaagaCATGGAgatgaagaccaaacaaacacttaacaaaaacacagggttgaaacccaaacaaaagagcgaggagtacctcgaataaataacacactcgCACAACGATTAACACATGGGACgtgacccgtaatcatctgcgcaatccacaagggcacgaaagcccaaaacacacagcacaggtactcacacgcaccaacagaCATTATAACAATAATCGGCAAGACCATGGAAatcaaagggcacacttatacaagtactaatcagtgggaataggggacaggtgtgcgtgatgaaagTTCCGGATTGTTCAGtgactgttgaaaaacaaatgaaagtcccacgaagcgcaaaccaaattggatggtgtatcgctgcagaatgctgtggtaaccatgctggttaagtgtgccttgaattctaaataaatcatgacagtgtcaccagcaaagcacccccacaccatcaaaccacctcctccatgctttacggtgggaaccacacatgcaaagatcaatcattcacttactctgcgtctcacaaagacattgcggttggaactaaaaatctcacattttgactcatcagaccatttccacgggtctaatgtccattgctcgtgtttcttggcccaagcaagtctcttcttattattggtgtcctttagtagtggtttctttgcagcaattagaccatgaaggcctgattcacacagtctcctctgaacagttgtagttgagatgtgtctgttacttgaactctgtgaagcatttatttaggctgcaatttctgaggctggtaactctaatgaacttatttcctgcagcagaggtaattctgggtcttcctttcctgtggcggtcctcatgcgagccagtttcatcatagtccttgatggtttttgcgattgcacttgaaactttgaaagttcttgaaattttctggattgactgaccttcatgtcttaaagtaatgatggactgtcgtttctctttgcttatttgagctgttcttgccataatatggtcttgtttttttaccaaatagggctatattttgtatacccccctaccttggctcaacacaactgattggctcaaatgcattaaggaaagaaattccacaaatgaacttttaacaaggcacacctgttaattgaaatgcattccaggtgactacctcatgaagctggttgagagaataccaagagtgtgcaaagctgtcatcaaggcacagggtggctactttgaagaatctcacatatagaatatattttgatttgttcaacagttttttttatttgtttaacacatgatcccatgtgtgttatttcatagttttgatgtcttcactattattctacaatgtagaatatagtaaaaataaagtaaaaccctggactgagtaggtgtgtccaaacttttgactgatactgtgtaTAAAAACATTCTACACAGAAATAGAGCCAAATATGTACAGAacagcccccccccaaaaaactcttAAGATTAACAACGAGCAATAtacatatatagatatatatatatacggtatATACACATAGGATGCTATGGTGCAATAGAAGGGATCAGGTAGTGACAACACAAACTATCACAAAGCAGCCATCTGCAGCAACTGTTGTTTGAACTGTTGAGCGTGGTGTGAGAGATCCGTGACTCTGTCCACCATGTCCTGAACGGCGGCTGTGTTGGGGTAGTGCAACGCGGCCGTCTTAGTGGCTCCCACCACAGTCTTCAGCAGGTCGCAAAGCACATTGCTAGAGTTCATCACCCGGTTGGCCACCTCGGGCGTGGCTGCCTGCCTGGACAGAGTGTCCCCAATAAATACCAGTTTGTGAGTGCTGAGGATGACAAACTTGCTGTGTGCCACAAAGATGCGGGGCGGCTGACCAGCGCCCACGCAGCCGAAGAAAGCGTCCACGGCCTTGAGCAACGTGACAAAGTGCTGCTGGCACTGCTCTGCGTAGAAGCCCAGCAGCTGACGGTCCCGCCCACACAGCTGGGCCCTGCCTCCTgtcagggagggggagggagaggaggaggtgtctgaCGGGGAGGAGGAGGGGCCTGTCGGGTGCTGGTGGGAGATCCACTGTGTGATGTCATTCTCCACTGGTTTAATCACCTCTTGCTCCAATTGCTTGAACTGGTTCATCTGTGAAGGTTGAAAGAGAGTGGATATTTCTTTCTTCATATTTACACAAACTAGTTAAGGATTGTGGCGAGACGGGAGACGGAAATCTCTCGTACACAATAAACATGATGAAAATACATCCTACCTGTCAATTCCATCATATTAGTATAAAACAGAAGGAATTCTCATAATTTTTCCATAGAGAGCGTAACATTAACATTGAAGTAATGGAGGATTACAGGAG
The DNA window shown above is from Oncorhynchus mykiss isolate Arlee chromosome 18, USDA_OmykA_1.1, whole genome shotgun sequence and carries:
- the LOC110496697 gene encoding small integral membrane protein 13, which produces MWQSVGLTVLVIVATLVCALLFMVFGWYVVWQLFLSKFKFLREMLGDTGSPQAETQPSESRSERTSPPPPRQRPKTARQRAVPPNSTT